A stretch of Brassica napus cultivar Da-Ae chromosome C6, Da-Ae, whole genome shotgun sequence DNA encodes these proteins:
- the LOC106436431 gene encoding malate dehydrogenase 1, mitochondrial, whose protein sequence is MFRCMLVRSSSSAKQSLLRRNLSSGSVPERKVAILGAAGGIGQPLALLMKLNPLVSSLSLYDIANTPGVAADVGHINTRSEVVGYMGDDNLAKALEGADLVIIPAGVPRKPGMTRDDLFNINAGIVKNLCSAIAKFCPHALVNMISNPVNSTVPIAAEIFKKAGMYDEKKLFGVTTLDVVRAKTFYAGKANVPVAEVNVPVIGGHAGVTILPLFSQATPQANLSGDVLTALTKRTQDGGTEVVEAKAGKGSATLSMAYAGALFADACLKGLNGVPDVVECSYVQSTITELPFFASKVRLGKNGVEEVLDLGPLSDFEKEGLEALKPELKSSIEKGVKFANQ, encoded by the exons ATGTTCAGATGTATGCTTGTTCGATCCTCTTCCTCGGCGAAGCAGTCGCTTCTGCGCCGTAACTTGTCTTCCGGATCAGTCCCGGAGCGTAAAGTCGCCATCTTGGGAGCGGCCGGTGGAATCGGTCAGCCTCTTGCTCTTCTCATGAAACTCAACCCGCTCGTCTCGAGTCTCTCACTCTACGATATCGCAAACACACCTGGAGTTGCCGCTGATGTTGGCCACATCAACACCAGATCCgag GTAGTTGGATACATGGGAGATGATAACTTGGCGAAAGCTCTTGAAGGAGCTGACCTTGTTATCATTCCAGCTGGTGTTCCCAGGAAGCCTGGTATGACCCGTGATGATCTTTTCAACATCAATGCTGGCATTGTCAAGAACCTTTGCTCTGCCATCGCCAAGTTCTGCCCTCAT GCACTTGTTAATATGATCAGCAACCCAGTGAACTCGACTGTTCCAATTGCAGCAGAGATCTTCAAGAAGGCTGGTATGTACGATGAGAAGAAGCTGTTTGGTGTTACCACTCTTGACGTTGTTAGGGCCAAGACTTTCTATGCTGGAAAAGCTAATGTCCCTGTTGCag AAGTGAACGTTCCTGTGATTGGTGGTCATGCTGGGGTTACTATTCTTCCACTCTTCTCCCAG GCCACTCCTCAAGCCAACTTGTCAGGTGACGTACTCACAGCCCTCACCAAGCGTACTCAAGATGGAGGTACAGAAGTTGTGGAGGCTAAAGCAGGAAAAGGTTCAGCTACATTGTCTATGGC CTATGCTGGAGCACTCTTTGCTGATGCATGCTTGAAGGGACTCAACGGAGTTCCTGATGTTGTAGAATGCTCATACGTGCAATCCACAATCACTGAGCTTCCTTTCTTTGCCTCAAAG GTGAGGTTGGGGAAGAACGGTGTGGAGGAGGTTCTTGATTTGGGGCCACTCTCAGACTTTGAGAAGGAAGGGTTGGAAGCACTGAAGCCAGAACTCAAGTCTTCTATCGAGAAGGGAGTTAAGTTTGCCAACCAATGA
- the LOC106436432 gene encoding UBP1-associated protein 2C-like, which yields MDVLKKRRLDENGIGLLNDGHITTRLTPHDARKIIERFSNDQLLDILQEAVARHPDVLELVRSTADSDVSQRKLFIRGLAAETTTEGLRSLFSTYGDLEEAIVILDKVTAKSKGYGFVTFKHVDGALLALKDPSKKIDGRVTVTQLAAAGNQGTTAHVSDISTRKIYVANVPFDMPADRLLNQFLAYGDIEEGPLGFDKVTGKSRGFALFVYKTSEGAQAALADPTKVVDGKHLQCKLAIDGKKGKPPGQDGGVAGPGGHGHGDGMGMVPPPGPYAVGHGGPGGMGPYGGYSGGPPPHHMNSTPSSIGGGASAGGGGGGYGGAYAGHYSGYGGAGSGGYGSMGGAGGGYGGPGAGSGPYRMPPSSMSGGGYPESGHYGHSSASAYPGQHPAVGSSAVPRVPLGGMYPNGPPNY from the coding sequence ATGGATGTGTTGAAGAAGCGACGGCTCGACGAGAACGGCATCGGGCTCCTCAACGACGGACACATCACCACTCGATTGACCCCACACGACGCTAGGAAGATCATCGAGCGATTCTCCAACGATCAGCTTCTCGACATCTTACAAGAGGCCGTCGCTCGACATCCCGACGTTCTCGAGCTCGTGAGATCAACCGCCGACTCCGACGTCTCTCAGAGGAAGCTATTCATCCGCGGCCTCGCGGCGGAGACGACGACGGAAGGTCTCCGATCGCTTTTCTCCACTTACGGAGATCTCGAGGAAGCGATCGTGATTCTCGATAAAGTTACGGCGAAATCGAAAGGGTACGGGTTCGTGACGTTCAAGCACGTGGACGGAGCTCTCCTCGCTTTGAAGGATCCGTCCAAGAAGATCGACGGGCGCGTGACGGTCACGCAGCTCGCGGCGGCCGGGAATCAAGGCACGACGGCTCATGTTTCGGATATATCGACGAGGAAGATTTATGTGGCGAATGTGCCGTTTGATATGCCTGCGGATAGGTTGTTGAATCAGTTTCTTGCTTATGGAGATATCGAAGAAGGTCCTTTGGGTTTTGATAAAGTCACTGGGAAGTCACGAGGGTTTGCTTTGTTTGTGTATAAGACTTCTGAAGGTGCTCAGGCGGCGCTTGCTGATCCTACAAAGGTTGTTGATGGGAAGCATCTGCAGTGTAAGTTGGCTATAGATGGGAAGAAAGGAAAGCCGCCTGGTCAAGATGGTGGTGTTGCTGGGCCTGGAGGACATGGTCACGGTGATGGAATGGGGATGGTGCCTCCTCCTGGACCTTATGCTGTTGGTCACGGTGGACCTGGTGGGATGGGTCCTTACGGTGGGTACTCGGGAGGACCACCGCCGCATCATATGAATTCCACACCATCTTCTATTGGTGGTGGTGCTTctgctggaggaggaggtggtggttaTGGAGGTGCATATGCTGGTCATTACAGTGGATACGGTGGTGCAGGATCTGGAGGTTATGGATCAATGGGTGGTGCCGGTGGTGGTTATGGTGGGCCAGGTGCTGGAAGTGGTCCGTATAGAATGCCGCCAAGTTCGATGTCTGGTGGTGGTTATCCAGAGAGTGGGCATTATGGGCATTCGTCAGCTTCAGCATATCCTGGACAGCATCCGGCTGTTGGTTCCTCCGCAGTGCCGAGAGTTCCTCTTGGAGGAATGTACCCCAACGGTCCACCAAATTACTGA